Sequence from the Fragaria vesca subsp. vesca linkage group LG4, FraVesHawaii_1.0, whole genome shotgun sequence genome:
TAGAATTTGAAGAAAAAAAATATTGAACATACATAATATTTTCAAAGTTAAGAAACTAGTAAAAGTACAATAACATAAAAACTAGTTTTNNNNNNNNNNNNNNNNNNNNNNNNNNNNNNNNNNNNNNNNNNNNNNNNNNNNNNNNNNNNNNNNNNNNNNNNNNNNNNNNNNNNNNNNNNNNNNNNNNNNNNNNNNNNNNNNNNNNNNNNNNNNNNNNNNNNNNNNNNNNNNNNNNNNNNNNNNNNNNNNNNNNNNNNNNNNNNNNNNNNNNNNNNNNNNNNNNNNNNNNNNNNNNNNNNNNNNNNNNNNNNNNNNNNNNNNNNNNNNNNNNNNNNNNNNNNNNNNNNNNNNNNNNNNNNNNNNNNNNNNNNNNNNNNNNNNNNNNNNNNNNNNNNNNNNNNNNNNNNNNNNNNNNNNNNNNNNNNNNNNNNNNNNNNNNNNNNNNNNNNNNNNNNNNNNNNNNNNNNNNNNNNNNNNNNNNNNNNNNNNNNNNNNNNNNNNNNNNNNNNNNNNNNNNNNNNNNNNNNNNNNNNNNNNNNNNNNNNNNNNNNNNNNNNNNNNNNNNNNNNNNNNNNNNNNNNNNNNNNNNNNNNNNNNNNNNNNNNNNNNNNNNNNNNNNNNNNNNNNNNNNNNNNNNNNNNNNNNNNNNNNNNNNNNNNNNNNNNNNNNNNNNNNNNNNNNNNNNNNNNNNNNNNNNNNNNNNNNNNNNNNNNNNNNNNNNNNNNNNNNNNNNNNNNNNNNNNNNNNNNNNNNNNNNNNNNNNNNNNNNNNNNNNNNNNNNNNNNNNNNNNNNNNNNNNNNNNNNNNNNNNNNNNNNNNNNNNNNNNNNNNNNNNNNNNNNNNNNNNNNNNNNNNNNNNNNNNNNNNNNNNNNNNNNNNNNNNNNNNNNNNNNNNNNNNNNNNNNNNNNNNNNNNNNNNNNNNNNNNNNNNNNNNNNNNNNNNNNNNNNNNNNNNNNNNNNNNNNNNNNNNNNNNNNNNNNNNNNNNNNNNNNNNNNNNNNNNNNNNNNNNNNNNNNNNNNNNNNNNNNNNNNNNNNNNNNNNNNNNNNNNNNNNNNNNNNNNNNNNNNNNNNNNNNNNNNNNNNNNNNNNNNNNNNNNNNNNNNNNNNNNNNNNNNNNNNNNNNNNNNNNNNNNNNNNNNNNNNNNNNNNNNNNNNNNNNNNNNNNNNNNNNNNNNNNNNNNNNNNNNNNNNNNNNNNNNNNNNNNNNNNNNNNNNNNNNNNNNNNNNNNNNNNNNNNNNNNNNNNNNNNNNNNNNNNNNNNNNNNNNNNNNNNNNNNNNNNNNNNNNNNNNNNNNNNNNNNNNNNNNNNNNNNNNNNNNNNNNNNNNNNNNNNNNNNNNNNNNNNNNNNNNNNNNNNNNNNNNNNNNNNNNNNNNNNNNNNNNNNNNNNNNNNNNNNNNNNNNNNNNNNNNNNNNNNNNNNNNNNNNNNNNNNNNNNNNNNNNNNNNNNNNNNNNNNNNNNNNNNNNNNNNNNNNNNNNNNNNNNNNNNNNNNNNNNNNNNNNNNNNNNNNNNNNNNNNNNNNNNNNNNNNNNNNNNNNNNNNNNNNNNNNNNNNNNNNNNNNNNNNNNNNNNNNNNNNNNNNNNNNNNNNNNNNNNNNNNNNNNNNNNNNNNNNNNNNNNNNNNNNNNNNNNNNNNNNNNNNNNNNNNNNNNNNNNNNNNNNNNNNNNNNNNNNNNNNNNNNNNNNNNNNNNNNNNNNNNNNNNNNNNNNNNNNNNNNNNNNNNNNNNNNNNNNNNNNNNNNNNNNNNNNNNNNNNNNNNNNNNNNNNNNNNNNNNNNNNNNNNNNNNNNNNNNNNNNNNNNNNNNNNNNNNNNNNNNNNNNNNNNNNNNNNNNNNNNNNNNNNNNNNNNNNNNNNNNNNNNNNNNNNNNNNNNNNNNNNNNNNNNNNNNNNNNNNNNNNNNNNNNNNNNNNNNNNNNNNNNNNNNNNNNNNNNNNNNNNNNNNNNNNNNNNNNNNNNNNNNNNNNNNNNNNNNNNNNNNNNNNNNNNNNNNNNNNNNNNNNNNNNNNNNNNNNNNNNNNNNNNNNNNNNNNNNNNNNNNNNNNNNNNNNNNNNNNNNNNNNNNNNNNNNNNNNNNNNNNNNNNNNNNNNNNNNNNNNNNNNNNNNNNNNNNNNNNNNNNNNNNNNNNNNNNNNNNNNNNNNNNNNNNNNNNNNNNNNNNNNNNNNNNNNNNNNNNNNNNNNNNNNNNNNNNNNNNNNNNNNNNNNNNNNNNNNNNNNNNNNNNNNNNNNNNNNNNNNNNNNNNNNNNNNNNNNNNNNNNNNNNNNNNNNNNNNNNNNNNNNNNNNNNNNNNNNNNNNNNNNNNNNNNNNNNNNNNNNNNNNNNNNNNNNNNNNNNNNNNNNNNNNNNNNNNNNNNNNNNNNNNNNNNNNNNNNNNNNNNNNNNNNNNNNNNNNNNNNNNNNNNNNNNNNNNNNNNNNNNNNNNNNNNNNNNNNNNNNNNNNNNNNNNNNNNNNNNNNNNNNNNNNNNNNNNNNNNNNNNNNNNNNNNNNNNNNNNNNNNNNNNNNNNNNNNNNNNNNNNNNNNNNNNNNNNNNNNNNNNNNNNNNNNNNNNNNNNNNNNNNNNNNNNNNNNNNNNNNNNNNNNNNNNNNNNNNNNNNNNNNNNNNNNNNNNNNNNNNNNNNNNNNNNNNNNNNNNNNNNNNNNNNNNNNNNNNNNNNNNNNNNNNNNNNNNNNNNNNNNNNNNNNNNNNNNNNNNNNNNNNNNNNNNNNNNNNNNNNNNNNNNNNNNNNNNNNNNNNNNNNNNNNNNNNNNNNNNNNNNNNNNNNNNNNNNNNNNNNNNNNNNNNNNNNNNNNNNNNNNNNNNNNNNNNNNNNNNNNNNNNNNNNNNNNNNNNNNNNNNNNNNNNNNNNNNNNNNNNNNNNNNNNNNNNNNNNNNNNNNNNNNNNNNNNNNNNNNNNNNNNNNNNNNNNNNNNNNNNNNNNNNNNNNNNNNNNNNNNNNNNNNNNNNNNNNNNNNNNNNNNNNNNNNNNNNNNNNNNNNNNNNNNNNNNNNNNNNNNNNNNNNNNNNNNNNNNNNNNNNNNNNNNNNNNNNNNNNNNNNNNNNNNNNNNNNNNNNNNNNNNNNNNNNNNNNNNNNNNNNNNNNNNNNNNNNNNNNNNNNNNNNNNNNNNNNNNNNNNNNNNNNNNNNNNNNNNNNNNNNNNNNNNNNNNNNNNNNNNNNNNNNNNNNNNNNNNNNNNNNNNNNNNNNNNNNNNNNNNNNNNNNNNNNNNNNNNNNNNNNNNNNNNNNNNNNNNNNNNNNNNNNNNNNNNNNNNNNNNNNNNNNNNNNNNNNNNNNNNNNNNNNNNNNNNNNNNNNNNNNNNNNNNNNNNNNNNNNNNNNNNNNNNNNNNNNNNNNNNNNNNNNNNNNNNNNNNNNNNNNNNNNNNNNNNNNNNNNNNNNNNNNNNNNNNNNNNNNNNNNNNNNNNNNNNNNNNNNNNNNNNNNNNNNNNNNNNNNNNNNNNNNNNNNNNNNNNNNNNNNNNNNNNNNNNNNNNNNNNNNNNNNNNNNNNNNNNNNNNNNNNNNNNNNNNNNNNNNNNNNNNNNNNNNNNNNNNNNNNNNNNNNNNNNNNNNNNNNNNNNNNNNNNNNNNNNNNNNNNNNNNNNNNNNNNNNNNNNNNNNNNNNNNNNNNNNNNNNNNNNNNNNNNNNNNNNNNNNNNNNNNNNNNNNNNNNNNNNNNNNNNNNNNNNNNNNNNNNNNNNNNNNNNNNNNNNNNNNNNNNNNNNNNNNNNNNNNNNNNNNNNNNNNNNNNNNNNNNNNNNNNNNNNNNNNNNNNNNNNNNNNNNNNNNNNNNNNNNNNNNNNNNNNNNNNNNNNNNNNNNNNNNNNNNNNNNNNNNNNNNNNNNNNNNNNNNNNNNNNNNNNNNNNNNNNNNNNNNNNNNNNNNNNNNNNNNNNNNNNNNNNNNNNNNNNNNNNNNNNNNNNNNNNNNNNNNNNNNNNNNNNNNNNNNNNNNNNNNNNNNNNNNNNNNNNNNNNNNNNNNNNNNNNNNNNNNNNNNNNNNNNNNNNNNNNNNNNNNNNNNNNNNNNNNNNNNNNNNNNNNNNNNNNNNNNNNNNNNNNNNNNNNNNNNNNNNNNNNNNNNNNNNNNNNNNNNNNNNNNNNNNNNNNNNNNNNNNNNNNNNNNNNNNNNNNNNNNNNNNNNNNNNNNNNNNNNNNNNNNNNNNNNNNNNNNNNNNNNNNNNNNNNNNNNNNNNNNNNNNNNNNNNNNNNNNNNNNNNNNNNNNNNNNNNNNNNNNNNNNNNNNNNNNNNNNNNNNNNNNNNNNNNNNNNNNNNNNNNNNNNNNNNNNNNNNNNNNNNNNNNNNNNNNNNNNNNNNNNNNNNNNNNNNNNNNNNNNNNNNNNNNNNNNNNNNNNNNNNNNNNNNNNNNNNNNNNNNNNNNNNNNNNNNNNNNNNNNNNNNNNNNNNNNNNNNNNNNNNNNNNNNNNNNNNNNNNNNNNNNNNNNNNNNNNNNNNNNNNNNNNNNNNNNNNNNNNNNNNNNNNNNNNNNNNNNNNNNNNNNNNNNNNNNNNNNNNNNNNNNNNNNNNNNNNNNNNNNNNNNNNNNNNNNNNNNNNNNNNNNNNNNNNNNNNNNNNNNNNNNNNNNNNNNNNNNNNNNNNNNNNNNNNNNNNNNNNNNNNNNNNNNNNNNNNNNNNNNNNNNNNNNNNNNNNNNNNNNNNNNNNNNNNNNNNNNNNNNNNNNNNNNNNNNNNNNNNNNNNNNNNNNNNNNNNNNNNNNNNNNNNNNNNNNNNNNNNNNNNNNNNNNNNNNNNNNNNNNNNNNNNNNNNNNNNNNNNNNNNNNNNNNNNNNNNNNNNNNNNNNNNNNNNNNNNNNNNNNNNNNNNNNNNNNNNNNNNNNNNNNNNNNNNNNNNNNNNNNNNNNNNNNNNNNNNNNNNNNNNNNNNNNNNNNNNNNNNNNNNNNNNNNNNNNNNNNNNNNNNNNNNNNNNNNNNNNNNNNNNNNNNNNNNNNNNNNNNNNNNNNNNNNNNNNNNNNNNNNNNNNNNNNNNNNNNNNNNNNNNNNNNNNNNNNNNNNNNNNNNNNNNNNNNNNNNNNNNNNNNNNNNNNNNNNNNNNNNNNNNNNNNNNNNNNNNNNNNNNNNNNNNNNNNNNNNNNNNNNNNNNNNNNNNNNNNNNNNNNNNNNNNNNNNNNNNNNNNNNNNNNNNNNNNNNNNNNNNNNNNNNNNNNNNNNNNNNNNNNNNNNNNNNNNNNNNNNNNNNNNNNNNNNNNNNNNNNNNNNNNNNNNNNNNNNNNNNNNNNNNNNNNNNNNNNNNNNNNNNNNNNNNNNNNNNNNNNNNNNNNNNNNNNNNNNNNNNNNNNNNNNNNNNNNNNNNNNNNNNNNNNNNNNNNNNNNNNNNNNNNNNNNNNNNNNNNNNNNNNNNNNNNNNNNNNNNNNNNNNNNNNNNNNNNNNNNNNNNNNNNNNNNNNNNNNNNNNNNNNNNNNNNNNNNNNNNNNNNNNNNNNNNNNNNNNNNNNNNNNNNNNNNNNNNNNNNNNNNNNNNNNNNNNNNNNNNNNNNNNNNNNNNNNNNNNNNNNNNNNNNNNNNNNNNNNNNNNNNNNNNNNNNNNNNNNNNNNNNNNNNNNNNNNNNNNNNNNNNNNNNNNNNNNNNNNNNNNNNNNNNNNNNNNNNNNNNNNNNNNNNNNNNNNNNNNNNNNNNNNNNNNNNNNNNNNNNNNNNNNNNNNNNNNNNNNNNNNNNNNNNNNNNNNNNNNNNNNNNNNNNNNNNNNNNNNNNNNNNNNNNNNNNNNNNNNNNNNNNNNNNNNNNNNNNNNNNNNNNNNNNNNNNNNNNNNNNNNNNNNNNNNNNNNNNNNNNNNNNNNNNNNNNNNNNNNNNNNNNNNNNNNNNNNNNNNNNNNNNNNNNNNNNNNNNNNNNNNNNNNNNNNNNNNNNNNNNNNNNNNNNNNNNNNNNNNNNNNNNNNNNNNNNNNNNNNNNNNNNNNNNNNNNNNNNNNNNNNNNNNNNNNNNNNNNNNNNNNNNNNNNNNNNNNNNNNNNNNNNNNNNNNNNNNNNNNNNNNNNNNNNNNNNNNNNNNNNNNNNNNNNNNNNNNNNNNNNNNNNNNNNNNNNNNNNNNNNNNNNNNNNNNNNNNNNNNNNNNNNNNNNNNNNNNNNNNNNNNNNNNNNNNNNNNNNNNNNNNNNNNNNNNNNNNNNNNNNNNNNNNNNNNNNNNNNNNNNNNNNNNNNNNNNNNNNNNNNNNNNNNNNNNNNNNNNNNNNATAACTTCTTCATACGAACTCCGTTTTAAGCGTGCCGCGTGTCCACGAACTCCGTTTAACGTCCTCTACAACTTTCATGAAGGAAGTTTTCCCAAATTCCAAACGGAAGAAAAAGTCAACTTTAGGGTCCTTAAGTAGTAAACGGTTACTCAACACGGTAAAAGACCAAAATAACACCAAAGTAAATAACCGTAAAATAACTTAAGAACCGGGGTGTGACAACCATAGTTTCAAGCAAAAACGGAAGACAATGTAATAGATTCCAGTAGTATTTCTCAACCCCTAAATGAGGTATGACTTCTATATTTGATTAAGTTTGATCTACTATATATATAATTTGGATTTTAGGGTTTGTTGTTTGATTAGATAGTACTTGAAGTTGAAAATTTTGATTTTACTGTTCACGTATATTTGGTCGTTCTCGTCGTTCAAATGCATTCACGTTTGAATGATTTAGTAATTTAATTTTGCAATCCCCAAGGCTGAAATGCAACATGGTGATAGAGGAATTAGAACAGATTGTTCGCGTGATTATACCAATGAGTTCACAACGCACCAGGTATATTTTCTTGTTTGATTAAGATTATTAAAAGACTTTGTTTAAGTTCTATTATAAATGAAATGCATTGTTTGCGCAGATATTTGAAAGTAAGGCTGCACTACTTCAATGGATTCGTATAACTGGAAAAGAAAACAATTGTGTGATTGTGATTGAAAGGTCTGATTCGGCAAAATGGGGTGACAAGAGGAGGAAACCAAAAGTTAGATTTTGCTGTGAGAGGAGTGGCAAATACAGAGAGTTTGAGGGAAAGATTAAGATTGGTGGAGAAAATAATCTTGAATCTCAAGTAGCTATCAACAAGTCTAATGAACAACGCCCAAGGCAGACTGCAACAAAGAAATGTCAATGTCCCTTTTTATTGAAAGCCTTTTAACATTGGTGCAGATGAGTGGAGTGGATACTGAAGGTTGCATGTGGAGTGCACAATCATGTATCCCCATCATATCTTGAAGGTCATTCTTACGCAGGACGGTTAAATACTGACGAGCAAGCCTTATTGGTTAACATGTCAAAGAGTTTGATGATACCCAAAGATATATTGAATGCCATCAAGAGCAGAGATCCAACTAATACATCAACGTTGAGAACAATATACAATGCTAGGCAAGCAGCTCGTGTGAGGTCTAGGGCAGGAAGAACTCAAATGCAACATTTGCTCAAAAACTTGCATGACCATCATTATATTGAGTATCACAGGAGTGTAAATCATGTGGTCACTGACTTATTTTGGTGTCATTCCTTCAGTCTTCAGATACTACGTACGTTCCCACATGTACTTATCATGGATTGCACCTACAAAACGAACAGGTATCGTTTTCCTCTTTTCGAGATTGTGGGGATTACATGTACAAAAAAAACTTTCAATGTTGCATTTGTTTACATGTCAAAAGAGGCAGAGGATAATTATACATGGGCACTTAGCAGGTTAAAGATTATTTTAGGTGGTAATGATTCCATGCCTGAGGTTATTGTCACAGATCGTGAATTAGCACTCATGAAAGCCGTTCACCAAGTATTTCCTGAAACTCGTCACATTTTGTGCAAGTGGCATATCAGTAAAAATGTACTGAAAAAATGCAAGGCGAGCTTTGCTACGAAAGCCGGGTGGGAAATGTTTATTACGGATTGGAATAGTTTGGTGGATTCCCTAACTGAGGATGACTATCTGAGGAACCTTGCTGCTCTAGAAGTGAAATATTTTGCATATGCTAAGGAGATGAATTATCTGAAGACCACTTGGCTAAATAAGTATAAGGAATTGTTTGTTGCGGCATGGACAAGCAAATACATGCATCTTGGTGCTAGAACTTCCAACCGGTAAATATTTGTATTGCCTTATTTCAATATTCATGTTGATGTCTTTGCTTACTTTACTCACCAATTCATCTCTTGACTAGGGTGGAAAGTGCACATGCAAAGCTTAAGCGAGAGCTTAAGTCTTCCCAACTTGATTTCAGCGTGTCATGGGAGCATATTCACTCGTTATTGTGCTTACATCACGTTGAAGTTAAAGCTTCATTTGAAAAGAGCCGGTGCTTTGTGCAACACGACTTCAGACATACATACTTGAGAGATTTGATAGGATTCGTGTCAATTTCTGCGTTGAACATGATTGTGTGTGAAGCGAACAAGTAACTTAAACATAGTCTAGTTCAATTGTGTGTTATATTTTACTAGTGTTAGAAACTATATTAATTTATTTATACTACTCAATACACAGTGCTGATAATATTGGACAAGAACTTGCATTATGCAATTGTGCTATTCGAAAAACGCATGGACTGCCTTGCGCACATGAGATAGCTGAATATAAACTTCGTGACCGTCCCATACCACTATCATCTGTGCATCGCCACTGGAGAAGGTTAGAGATCATAACAACTACAGAAGACTCGGAATTACCTGACAAAGTTCCTGTAAAAACTCATTTAGATCGCTTAGCAGAGTGGGCTGAAGTACAAGATGAGGAAACAAAACGTCAAATATTGGTGAAGATCGATGAGCTGATGAATCCAAGTTGTACCTTACTTAAAGAACCAGCTGAAAAGATAAAAACTAAAGGCCGTCCAAGTAAGGTAGACGCTAGTACACGTCGTTGCCCATCCGGATTTGAGATCGTAGATGCATTGTTATCTGAGCGTGATAGTCCATCTTCAATACCAAGTGCTCAAAAGGGAACTAGTACGTCACATGGCAAGAAAGCAAATGATCAAGCTGAGAAAACTAAGGTATGTTAGAATTACAGTATATTCTGGCTTTGACTTGCAGTATATTAGTTGTGAACTTGTGATATGTTTCTCATTGATTTTTCATCTGTTATTGTCTAGTCAAACAAACCAACTTCAAAAGATCCAAGGTTTGAGATAACTCAAAAGTATTCAATGCAATATATCTTTGGCATGAGGCCATATATTACCGGTTCAATGGATGTTGAAGATGATGGTAATTGTGATTTTAGAGTTG
This genomic interval carries:
- the LOC101300340 gene encoding uncharacterized protein LOC101300340, whose product is MQHGDRGIRTDCSRDYTNEFTTHQIFESKAALLQWIRITGKENNCVIVIERSDSAKWGDKRRKPKVRFCCERSGKYREFEGKIKIGGENNLESQVACGVHNHVSPSYLEGHSYAGRLNTDEQALLVNMSKSLMIPKDILNAIKSRDPTNTSTLRTIYNARQAARVRSRAGRTQMQHLLKNLHDHHYIEYHRSVNHVVTDLFWCHSFSLQILRTFPHVLIMDCTYKTNRYRFPLFEIVGITCTKKTFNVAFVYMSKEAEDNYTWALSRLKIILGGNDSMPEVIVTDRELALMKAVHQVFPETRHILCKWHISKNVLKKCKASFATKAGWEMFITDWNSLVDSLTEDDYLRNLAALEVKYFAYAKEMNYLKTTWLNKYKELFVAAWTSKYMHLGARTSNRADNIGQELALCNCAIRKTHGLPCAHEIAEYKLRDRPIPLSSVHRHWRRLEIITTTEDSELPDKVPVKTHLDRLAEWAEVQDEETKRQILVKIDELMNPSCTLLKEPAEKIKTKGRPSKVDASTRRCPSGFEIVDALLSERDSPSSIPSAQKGTSTSHGKKANDQAEKTKSNKPTSKDPRFEITQKYSMQYIFGMRPYITGSMDVEDDGNCDFRVVAAAMGFGRKHWRKVRTDLINGDELEGIPNIYEGLFGGPSGVERLHRRLNHFASNMAPKARWMDCPDMGHLIATCYGVLVVNISDGQCFTFLPLHEYVEGKLMEADLHEIGIGFVNSNHFVQICFVPGHPLPPVPPNWIYHADDAAKSLYLRYQDRFQQYTQLPHPERVVNTSSSIMVFDDEQTTPFVDVIMFDEDNAIHLSDH